A stretch of DNA from Candidatus Methylomirabilota bacterium:
GTCAAGATCGACGATGAGGAGTACCTCATCCTGCGGGAGGACGATGTTCTCGGCATTCTCGACTGATCGGCTCACGATTCCGCGGCGGTAGCGAAACTCGCGTCATTTCACTCAAGGAGGAACGAGTCAATGCCCAAGCAGCTGTTGTTCGACCAGGAAGCCCGCGCGGCGCTGCTGCGCGGCGTCAACATCATGGCGGAGGCCGTCAAGGCCACGCTCGGCCCCAAGGGCCGGAACGTCGTCATCGACAAGAAGTTCGGGAGCCCCACGATCACCAAGGACGGCGTGACCGTGGCCAAGGAGATCGAGCTGAAGGACCCCTACGAGGACATGGGGGCCCAGATGCTCAAGGAAGTCGCCTCCAAGACCTCGGACGTGGCCGGCGACGGGACCACCACCGCCACGGTGCTGGCCCAGGCGATC
This window harbors:
- a CDS encoding TCP-1/cpn60 chaperonin family protein yields the protein MPKQLLFDQEARAALLRGVNIMAEAVKATLGPKGRNVVIDKKFGSPTITKDGVTVAKEIELKDPYEDMGAQMLKEVASKTSDVAGDGTTTATVLAQAIFREGLKNVTAGANPMGLKRGVEQAVEKIVEDLKKMSKTTKDKKEIAQVASIAANNDKTIGNLIAEAMEKVGKDGVITVEEAKAMETTLEVVEGMQF